One genomic window of Malaciobacter molluscorum LMG 25693 includes the following:
- a CDS encoding TOBE domain-containing protein, translating into MQFESTLTLLNSDIPFLLEKRIKLLQAIQKEGSISKAAKIVPMSYKTAWEAVDSINNLCPNIVVKKETGGKGGGGAILTEYGKNLIKTYSILQSEHKKFLERLTNLTDFNTGSLKSLKRFSMQISARNQLAVKIVNIVEDKVNASIILETKSKQKMVSNISKNSVKTLGLKIEDEIIAIFKSNNVMIATSELLGLSARNKLEGVIQKLNFSEVSCEVLIEISTHETITSVITKEAAEQLDLQVGQNIFAVIKSSDIMIGK; encoded by the coding sequence ATGCAGTTTGAATCAACACTAACACTTTTAAATTCTGATATTCCTTTTTTATTGGAAAAAAGAATCAAACTTTTACAAGCAATACAAAAAGAAGGTTCTATTAGTAAAGCAGCAAAAATTGTGCCAATGAGCTATAAAACGGCATGGGAGGCAGTAGATAGTATCAATAACCTTTGTCCAAATATCGTTGTAAAAAAAGAAACTGGAGGAAAAGGTGGTGGTGGAGCAATACTTACTGAATATGGAAAAAACCTTATAAAAACGTATTCTATACTACAAAGTGAACACAAAAAATTTCTAGAAAGACTTACAAATCTTACAGATTTTAATACAGGAAGTTTAAAATCTTTAAAAAGGTTCTCAATGCAAATTAGTGCAAGAAATCAATTGGCAGTAAAAATTGTAAATATCGTTGAAGATAAAGTTAATGCAAGCATTATTTTAGAAACAAAAAGTAAACAAAAAATGGTTTCTAATATTTCAAAAAATAGTGTAAAGACTTTAGGTTTGAAAATTGAAGATGAGATTATCGCTATTTTTAAATCTAATAATGTAATGATAGCTACTTCAGAACTTCTAGGCTTAAGTGCTAGAAATAAACTAGAAGGGGTAATTCAAAAATTAAACTTTAGTGAAGTTAGTTGTGAAGTTTTAATTGAAATATCAACTCACGAAACAATTACATCAGTAATTACAAAAGAAGCTGCAGAACAGTTAGATTTACAAGTTGGGCAAAATATTTTTGCTGTGATAAAATCATCAGATATTATGATTGGAAAATAA
- the modA gene encoding molybdate ABC transporter substrate-binding protein has product MKKLLLILFLPIVIINASDFKIAAGAGYKKPIQEILKLYNKNIDAFYGNMRQVSAQAKHTNLALIIGDKNFLQNKSNIDFIKYTTIGEGKAVLAYSKKIKINNLNEILLDKIKRVSIPHPKKAIYGIAAMQILKNSKIFLDIKEKLFITATVPQVTTYLITNEIDVGIINLTSALANKNKLGGYIKIDNKLYSKIDIVAASTGNCKKECKDFLKFIQTKKAKDIFTKFGL; this is encoded by the coding sequence ATGAAAAAGTTATTATTAATTCTGTTCTTGCCTATAGTAATAATAAATGCTAGTGATTTTAAAATTGCAGCAGGAGCAGGCTATAAAAAACCCATTCAAGAAATTTTAAAACTTTACAATAAAAATATTGATGCTTTTTATGGAAATATGAGACAAGTAAGTGCGCAAGCAAAACATACAAATTTAGCTTTAATAATAGGAGATAAAAACTTTTTACAAAATAAAAGCAATATTGATTTTATAAAATATACTACAATAGGAGAAGGCAAAGCTGTACTTGCATACTCTAAAAAAATAAAAATAAATAATTTAAATGAAATATTATTAGATAAAATTAAAAGAGTATCAATCCCTCATCCTAAAAAAGCTATTTATGGAATTGCTGCTATGCAAATACTTAAAAATTCTAAGATTTTTTTAGATATAAAAGAAAAACTTTTTATTACTGCAACTGTTCCTCAAGTTACAACTTATTTAATTACAAATGAAATTGATGTTGGAATTATAAATTTAACTTCTGCCTTAGCAAATAAAAATAAACTTGGTGGATATATTAAGATTGATAATAAACTTTATTCAAAAATTGATATAGTTGCAGCTTCTACAGGCAATTGTAAAAAAGAGTGTAAAGATTTTTTAAAATTTATACAAACAAAAAAAGCAAAAGATATTTTTACTAAATTTGGACTATAA
- a CDS encoding hybrid sensor histidine kinase/response regulator, with the protein MKEIKILAVDDIEANRVSLQYLIQEYLENVHLILATNGEDALKITYKEEIDIIILDIQMPGLDGFDTAKYLKSNPKTQNIPIIFLTAAFKEEEFQQKGFQIGAIDYLTKPIENHQLINKLNLYIEVIIKNKQLEAVNDNLYKALQKEIELKEQIQKQQLELIEQSKMAALGEMIGNIAHQWRQPLSLISTLASGIKLNIELGIAKEKDILKSSESIMNTTQSLSEMIDNFREYSYKDTLAEFNLSYFIHKTINTREHLIKENNINVILNLDNTITLINLPNSLVQALINIIQNSKDALDKITTKKYIFIDSYINKNNLIEIVIKDNAGGIKTEYINKIFEPYFTTKHKANGIGLGLNISYKIINDSMYGKIKARNCKFKYNDEEFEGAEITINLPFKI; encoded by the coding sequence ATGAAAGAAATTAAGATTTTAGCAGTTGATGACATTGAAGCAAACCGTGTATCTTTGCAATATTTAATACAAGAATATTTAGAAAATGTTCATTTAATATTAGCAACAAATGGAGAGGATGCTTTAAAAATAACATACAAAGAAGAGATAGATATTATTATTTTAGATATTCAAATGCCAGGACTAGATGGTTTTGATACTGCAAAATATTTAAAAAGTAATCCAAAAACACAAAATATTCCAATCATATTTTTAACTGCAGCATTTAAAGAAGAGGAGTTTCAACAAAAAGGTTTTCAAATTGGAGCAATTGATTATCTTACAAAACCAATAGAAAATCATCAATTAATTAATAAATTAAATCTTTATATAGAAGTAATAATTAAAAATAAACAACTTGAAGCTGTAAATGATAATTTATATAAAGCACTACAAAAAGAAATAGAACTTAAAGAACAAATCCAAAAACAACAATTAGAATTAATAGAACAAAGTAAAATGGCTGCACTTGGGGAAATGATAGGGAATATTGCTCATCAATGGAGACAACCCCTTTCTTTAATTTCAACTTTAGCATCAGGAATAAAGTTAAATATTGAACTTGGTATTGCAAAAGAAAAAGATATACTAAAATCTAGTGAAAGTATAATGAATACTACACAATCATTATCAGAGATGATTGATAATTTTAGAGAATATTCTTATAAAGATACTCTTGCTGAATTTAATTTATCTTATTTTATTCATAAAACAATAAATACAAGAGAACATTTAATTAAAGAGAATAATATAAATGTTATTTTAAATTTAGATAATACTATTACACTTATTAACCTTCCAAATAGTTTAGTTCAAGCATTAATAAATATAATTCAGAACTCAAAAGATGCCTTGGATAAAATCACTACAAAAAAATATATTTTTATAGATAGCTATATAAATAAAAATAATTTAATAGAAATAGTAATAAAAGATAATGCAGGTGGAATAAAAACAGAATATATAAATAAAATATTTGAACCCTATTTTACAACAAAACATAAAGCAAATGGTATTGGACTAGGTCTAAATATCAGTTATAAAATAATAAATGACTCAATGTATGGAAAAATAAAAGCACGTAATTGCAAATTCAAATATAATGATGAAGAGTTTGAAGGTGCTGAGATTACTATAAATCTTCCTTTTAAAATCTAA
- a CDS encoding CheR family methyltransferase, producing the protein MKKLIFHKSANVLKIIVQEVERDQISFLLNLLNTNELVEINFLNIQCIPDSIVIALQKIKYNLKIITNENTLKSYLIDLGFTVKLLQKHVNKIKTLNLEYLALAGSAGSLKKFIKIIENLPASNISIFIIMHHKSDEKSSLSRILQSKTKYYKVVEATSDMCIETKTIYTAPPGKHMIVAGGFIFLTNEEKRNFSRPSISTTFESLSNEYKNNLLAVLVCGYGSDGSDSLKLLQENKTTVLVEDPIECDAKQMLENAIKTKNYDSILKIDEISNYINYFLNSDLFTKDDIQVLLYKIYDKYGYDYTGYNLEHIIRRVKLFYSTLKPKSFLEFQNIILRDKNIFKDLFLNISVNVTTFFRNPEVFKKLKEEILPKLDSFLDIKVWCAGCSSGEEAYSIAIFLKELGLLDRSLIYATDLNEVILRNGTNGIYSKTNYKQFLKNYYQADGSESFSNYFKDFGDFVQIKEEIKERILFFRHNLVEDSKINDFQLIFCRNVIIYFDKELKDNIFSLFHKSLDNYGFLVLGESESLDNHDKFLTIDKNNKIYKRKI; encoded by the coding sequence ATGAAAAAATTAATTTTTCATAAAAGTGCAAATGTTCTAAAAATTATTGTACAAGAAGTAGAAAGAGACCAAATATCTTTTCTACTTAATCTACTAAATACAAATGAATTAGTTGAAATAAATTTCTTAAATATCCAATGTATCCCTGATTCTATTGTAATTGCCCTTCAAAAAATAAAATATAACTTAAAAATAATTACAAATGAGAATACATTAAAAAGCTATTTAATTGATTTAGGATTTACAGTGAAATTATTACAAAAACATGTGAATAAAATAAAAACATTAAATTTAGAATATTTAGCACTTGCTGGAAGTGCAGGAAGTCTAAAAAAATTTATTAAAATCATTGAAAATTTACCTGCTTCTAATATATCCATATTTATAATTATGCATCATAAAAGTGATGAAAAAAGTAGTTTGAGTAGAATTTTACAATCAAAAACTAAATATTATAAAGTTGTAGAAGCAACTTCAGATATGTGTATAGAAACAAAAACAATCTACACAGCACCTCCAGGAAAACATATGATTGTTGCAGGAGGATTTATATTTTTAACAAATGAAGAAAAAAGAAATTTTTCAAGACCATCTATTAGTACAACATTTGAAAGTTTATCAAATGAATATAAAAACAATTTATTAGCTGTTTTAGTTTGTGGATATGGTTCTGATGGTAGTGATAGTTTAAAGCTTTTACAAGAGAATAAAACAACTGTTTTAGTTGAAGATCCAATAGAATGTGATGCAAAACAAATGTTAGAAAATGCTATCAAAACAAAAAATTATGATAGCATCTTAAAAATTGATGAAATAAGTAATTATATAAACTATTTTTTAAATAGCGATTTATTCACAAAAGATGATATTCAAGTTCTACTTTATAAAATATATGATAAATATGGATATGATTATACAGGATATAATCTTGAACATATTATTAGAAGAGTTAAACTTTTTTATAGTACATTAAAACCAAAAAGTTTTTTAGAGTTTCAAAATATTATTTTAAGAGATAAAAATATATTTAAAGACCTATTTTTAAATATATCTGTAAATGTAACTACCTTTTTTAGGAATCCCGAAGTATTTAAAAAACTCAAAGAAGAAATTTTACCTAAACTTGACAGTTTTTTAGATATAAAAGTTTGGTGTGCAGGCTGTAGTAGTGGTGAAGAAGCTTATTCTATTGCAATATTCTTAAAAGAGTTAGGCTTATTAGATAGAAGTTTAATTTATGCTACAGATTTAAATGAAGTAATTCTAAGAAATGGTACAAATGGTATTTATTCAAAAACTAATTATAAACAGTTTTTAAAAAATTATTATCAAGCAGATGGAAGTGAAAGTTTTAGTAATTACTTTAAAGATTTTGGTGATTTTGTACAAATAAAAGAAGAGATAAAAGAAAGAATACTTTTTTTTAGGCACAACTTAGTAGAAGATAGTAAAATTAATGATTTTCAATTGATTTTTTGTAGAAATGTAATCATTTATTTTGATAAAGAGTTAAAAGATAATATTTTTTCATTATTTCATAAATCATTAGATAATTATGGTTTTTTAGTTTTGGGAGAGAGTGAATCACTAGATAATCATGATAAGTTTTTAACTATAGATAAAAACAATAAAATATATAAGAGGAAGATATGA
- the modB gene encoding molybdate ABC transporter permease subunit, protein MIFNPLFLSIKTVGINLLLFLTIGVFLAFLLSKEKFRFKWLINTIVTLPLIFPPIAIGFFLLLLLGRDGIIGSFFYKFDITFIFCFPSLVIAGFIAGLPLMVKPLQSAIEQFPKNIIEASYLSGKSKLITLLFIILPSIKKSLLACLLISCARALGEVGITLMIGGNIIGKTDTISLAIYNAVFDGDYNLALILSGILIVISLIFFIILNFLQTNQKHI, encoded by the coding sequence ATGATTTTTAATCCTTTATTTTTAAGTATTAAAACTGTAGGGATTAATCTATTACTATTTCTTACAATAGGTGTGTTTTTAGCTTTTTTACTTTCTAAAGAAAAATTTAGATTTAAATGGCTTATTAATACAATAGTAACACTACCTTTAATTTTTCCTCCTATTGCAATAGGTTTTTTTTTACTTTTATTATTAGGAAGAGATGGGATAATTGGTAGTTTTTTTTATAAATTTGATATAACTTTTATATTTTGCTTTCCAAGTTTAGTAATAGCTGGATTTATAGCAGGTCTTCCATTAATGGTAAAACCTTTACAGTCAGCTATTGAACAATTTCCTAAAAATATAATAGAAGCTTCATACTTAAGTGGTAAAAGTAAGCTAATCACTCTTTTATTTATAATTCTTCCTTCTATAAAAAAAAGTTTACTTGCATGTTTATTAATATCTTGTGCAAGAGCACTTGGAGAAGTAGGAATAACACTTATGATAGGAGGAAATATTATAGGTAAAACTGATACTATTTCACTTGCAATATATAATGCAGTATTTGATGGAGATTATAATTTAGCACTTATTTTAAGTGGAATATTAATAGTTATATCTTTAATATTTTTTATAATATTAAACTTTTTACAAACAAACCAAAAACATATTTAA
- a CDS encoding TOBE domain-containing protein, with product MNNLEATVSKIDTIDNLNIVEFKFYDVTLSMMSLDLYNIKVNTDVILTIKASNIAIAKEFQGQISLANSIACKIIQLEIGKLLTSIKLKHKNSTFTSIITSKSAKRMNLALNDNVNAVFKSSELSIKEVIV from the coding sequence ATGAATAATTTAGAAGCTACTGTATCTAAAATTGATACTATAGATAATTTAAATATTGTAGAATTTAAATTTTACGATGTTACATTATCTATGATGAGTTTAGATTTATATAATATTAAAGTTAATACAGATGTTATATTGACAATAAAAGCTTCTAATATTGCAATAGCAAAAGAGTTTCAAGGCCAAATAAGTCTTGCAAACTCTATTGCATGTAAAATTATACAATTGGAGATAGGAAAACTTCTTACAAGTATAAAACTAAAACATAAAAATAGTACGTTTACTAGTATTATCACATCAAAATCAGCCAAAAGAATGAATCTTGCATTAAATGATAATGTAAATGCTGTTTTTAAATCAAGTGAACTTTCAATTAAAGAGGTAATTGTATGA
- a CDS encoding ABC transporter ATP-binding protein gives MIKIDVEKELIGSIGKMNLDVNLQINEGDFVALTGLSGSGKTTLLRILAGLEESNSYINVAGKVWQDDKHFLPVQKRQIGFVFQDYALFSNMSVIENLLFVNKDKKLALELLEITELSKLKDRNVTTLSGGQKQRVSLCRALMNKPKLLLMDEPLSALDPTIRTKLQDEILTLHKKFKTTTIMVSHDPSEIYRLSNKVIVMQNGVVKKEGKAKDVLLKTSGSAKFSFEGELLDIVKVDVIYIAIISIGQQLVEVVLSEDETLNLKIGSKVRVSTKAFSPNISY, from the coding sequence ATGATAAAAATAGATGTTGAAAAAGAACTAATAGGTTCGATTGGAAAAATGAATCTTGATGTAAATTTACAAATCAATGAAGGTGATTTTGTAGCATTAACAGGTCTTAGTGGAAGTGGTAAAACTACCCTACTTCGAATACTTGCTGGTCTTGAAGAATCAAATAGTTATATAAATGTAGCTGGAAAAGTATGGCAAGATGATAAACATTTTCTTCCTGTACAAAAAAGACAAATTGGTTTTGTTTTTCAAGATTATGCACTTTTCTCAAATATGAGTGTTATTGAAAATTTACTCTTTGTAAATAAAGATAAAAAACTTGCTTTAGAACTATTAGAAATAACAGAACTTTCAAAATTAAAAGATAGAAATGTTACAACTTTAAGTGGTGGTCAAAAACAAAGAGTAAGTTTATGTCGAGCATTGATGAATAAACCAAAATTATTGTTAATGGATGAACCATTATCCGCTTTAGATCCTACAATTAGAACAAAACTTCAAGATGAAATATTAACACTTCATAAAAAATTTAAAACAACTACAATTATGGTAAGTCATGATCCAAGTGAAATTTATAGACTTAGTAATAAAGTAATTGTAATGCAAAATGGTGTTGTAAAAAAAGAGGGAAAAGCAAAAGATGTTTTATTAAAAACATCAGGAAGTGCTAAATTCTCATTTGAAGGTGAACTTCTAGACATAGTAAAAGTTGATGTAATATATATAGCTATTATATCTATTGGTCAACAATTAGTAGAAGTAGTATTAAGTGAAGATGAAACTTTAAATCTTAAAATTGGTTCAAAAGTTAGAGTAAGTACAAAAGCCTTCTCTCCAAATATATCATATTAG
- the modB gene encoding molybdate ABC transporter permease subunit: MIEILSNIEFRPFLLSFKLALITTIILFIISMPLSWYLSQTKSRVKPILEAITALPLVLPPSVLGFYILYSLSQNSFLGQFFEDYFNIQLVFNFYGLVIASCIYSLPFMVQPLQSGFESLNKNMIEASLISGKSKIQTVLKIAIPNIKPSLLTALIVTFAHTVGEFGVVLMVGGSIPGQTKVASVAIYEFVEIMDYKSAHIYSALMLIISFLVLLSVYIFNQKQKKSFL, encoded by the coding sequence ATGATTGAAATATTATCAAATATAGAATTTAGACCTTTTTTATTATCATTTAAATTAGCTTTGATTACTACAATTATACTTTTTATTATCTCAATGCCCTTAAGTTGGTATTTATCACAAACTAAATCAAGAGTAAAACCAATATTAGAAGCAATTACTGCACTTCCACTAGTTTTACCGCCTTCTGTTTTAGGATTTTATATATTATATAGTTTATCTCAAAATTCATTTTTAGGACAGTTTTTTGAAGACTATTTTAATATTCAATTAGTTTTTAATTTTTATGGGTTAGTTATTGCAAGTTGTATTTATAGCTTACCTTTTATGGTTCAGCCTTTACAAAGTGGATTTGAAAGTTTAAATAAAAATATGATTGAAGCTAGTTTAATTAGTGGAAAAAGTAAAATACAAACCGTTTTAAAAATTGCAATTCCAAATATTAAACCATCATTATTAACTGCATTAATAGTAACTTTTGCACATACTGTAGGAGAATTTGGTGTTGTATTAATGGTAGGAGGAAGTATTCCTGGCCAAACAAAAGTTGCATCAGTTGCAATATATGAATTTGTAGAAATTATGGATTATAAAAGTGCTCATATTTATAGTGCATTAATGCTTATTATTAGTTTCCTTGTACTTCTTAGTGTATATATTTTTAACCAAAAACAAAAAAAGAGTTTTCTATGA
- the modA gene encoding molybdate ABC transporter substrate-binding protein has translation MLRKIIIGSILCVSSLLAGTINIAAAANVSYAINDLKKEFNKIYPDTKVNVTLTSSGKITAQIRNGAPYDIFMAANMKFPEALYKEDFAVTRPLVYAQGSLAYLSAKKQDFKKGIKLITNPSFKKIAIANPKTAPYGTASVQAMKNAKVYKDVENKLIYAESISQAVTYALTAADVGFIAKSSLYSEKMKEYKEGVNWYTVDSKLYTPINQGIVLLKRAENNKEASAFYSFILSKKAEKVFKDFGYLVP, from the coding sequence ATGTTAAGAAAAATTATTATAGGAAGCATTCTTTGTGTAAGTAGTCTTTTAGCTGGTACTATAAATATAGCAGCAGCTGCAAATGTATCATATGCAATTAATGATTTAAAAAAAGAGTTTAATAAAATCTATCCAGATACAAAAGTAAATGTAACACTAACAAGTAGTGGAAAAATTACAGCACAAATTAGAAATGGTGCGCCATATGATATTTTTATGGCTGCTAATATGAAGTTTCCTGAAGCTTTATACAAAGAAGACTTTGCAGTAACAAGACCTCTTGTTTATGCACAAGGTTCATTAGCATATTTAAGCGCTAAAAAACAAGATTTTAAAAAAGGTATAAAACTTATTACAAATCCAAGTTTTAAAAAAATTGCAATAGCAAATCCAAAAACTGCACCATATGGAACAGCAAGTGTACAAGCAATGAAAAATGCAAAAGTTTATAAAGATGTAGAGAATAAACTTATCTATGCAGAATCTATATCACAAGCTGTTACATATGCATTAACAGCTGCTGATGTAGGATTTATAGCAAAATCATCTTTATATTCAGAAAAAATGAAAGAATACAAAGAAGGAGTAAATTGGTACACAGTTGATAGTAAACTTTATACTCCAATAAATCAAGGGATTGTTTTACTAAAAAGAGCCGAGAATAATAAAGAAGCAAGTGCTTTTTATAGCTTTATATTAAGTAAAAAAGCTGAAAAGGTATTTAAAGATTTTGGATATTTAGTACCATGA